A genomic region of Zalophus californianus isolate mZalCal1 chromosome 11, mZalCal1.pri.v2, whole genome shotgun sequence contains the following coding sequences:
- the CEP295 gene encoding centrosomal protein of 295 kDa isoform X7, with product MVSKYRGVKNVKITVFSSRNFKFPDFYLLFEIQTQEKLMKELKQLQQEDLARRRQTVAQMPPQLVELPYKRSEMKEDWQRELEFAFEDMYNADRKVKGNLILHLEPETLPTVTDQIQDEELDLSMEQESVGETENIPVTEAETICSSEADVPLAMKTHQVPSKILFKKLLNKIRSQKSLWTIKSTSEDESEVITTLSETESKAPTVESGATVGEERASSSGQEQVAESDTLTVDSGPLTSEEKALSLDTDSEKEQGILLEIKEAQPITAVAQSSVLLHPQEAAARIRMAARQKQIMEIEEQKQKQLELLEQIEQQKLRLETDCFKAQLEEEKRKRTQQTGVGTAPTPCTVTSDEDNHRQMIRNYQHQLLQQNRFHRQSVETARKRLLEYQTMLKGKYSSGLATSLIPDSVTSVLPQNSQRPTVISEHWDQGQRPKLSPNKYQPIPSIQISKLEQDYFQVPRQSLFPQRQVETDKLITSDVLARQSLESQEQPKQFSQSEVQQRDYKLVHKDSHTLSKPLSHDRLLIIQDPKEIAEISRATTFQTLDPQQRFSENKESIPSILTERSSFQPLAAEHAFSSLPAAVGSGKIQESFSAMSKSTVSVSHSVISQMQDKSLPTSENITAQLGNLKALQQQLDLQKEVLRSRQEAQERLLLYKQKELEGQTGLSVSLPLVSLDSFATLPSARAESGRIQESSPARDDTAVPSGHLGLPQLPDRLLSFSQPVLPQQDNFKFLQEQLNIQRDSLQARREAQEVSCVHKQNELNGRIWSEQTAPPSLSSHIAHHTLTSLPSAGTHSGKIQEQYSSESAKGLLSGQSENQKSQVGSLSFLQQFLPLHGSLQLPREQVTTQRDALQAGREVQAELLLHRQRDLGDSKSGQMSSSLPPAVSPCLVTSQTSAQTEPRRIQNFYLSEKESVLPSSRPVIPAFQDEPRGFPQHNLPGQENLTALQEQSHTHRVMLGAERETREFVHKPHEVEKTVSSEQTRTSLSLSQVAESERFREFMPIKSDSTVPLSQSKIPRFQGRLGFSQLSLEEHQEWLDTEKVDLHFSQKTQGNVSSEQTDSSFGPQVGQPSFTSLPSAESGTTQEPPSIESDSKNFSSHLQIPQLQDRLLRISQLIRPQQDNLKALGERLATQREAIVQSRQEAQEELLLHKQGEWKQGISPEQVGSSSFLPPVVQHSFASLPLSESGRIQEPCSTKSDNTGSSRHSEVPGLPDGLLGLSQPVLPQQDHLIALQQEHLHAQRNSLLCGKKTQKELVLPRQYKFEEKLSSEHFVQLPQGDLEVLKEQLEIQRKAIRSRQEVQEEVLLQRLSKLEKRVSSEQISSSSLSQIAPPVADSERIQKPLATRSNSTVPSSHPEIPTSQDRLSSSSPPVLPLQDILTAQLDLQREMVHSNEEDREELLLNKQTKLTESESAEHAIPFLFLPTEREHSFIPLPFAEVKSKNHGELYSSKNEHAAPSSNSMTPRFQDRLVCFSQPVLTQQDNIGLQKQLDLQKKVLQYSQKAQEELLVQRQTTLQQQIQKHQETLKDFFKYNQISKPTAEGDVETQKLREWLPHLQDLAGDDQEGISLESRSNCGDNQLPSEESGIKQSGEHLDKELGRRSSKPPVAKVKCGLDLNQHELSAIPEVESPASGRTSILGKPDFYQDRDPLRVSVSREQSFFGSPLNCDAFGCLYPIAQENVCGDDSKEAVKVKEAVAENHAVLSCAVEEEHTYLSPTVKPDNAETEEIYHEPLSSVTISTGSILSYENTDLSLTDPGSFSEHVDPREQESTTGKEEEGGILSSILPSSQVLYQRQDSQEVHQPLLPVVEKFTPVDLDFPELEHTFPNLHRQLFKPLEPHPDFDISSSYSGISQDSRDFYQPFPVVFHQNSDSSCESHHAVVASKSTVSFTALRTSLNSSNISPNQQPDPHLAHAAAQIFTTENTEGSEQSFQQLLPEFSSQEGSQHVDLPSIFTIEIRDSSQGMENQDSEQTKIQNKEKSVHFHLCVGNLQSSVFGSSDEANVFHPLSLQYSTPCGSTSSECSVKAQPEGRKEGLGFEELSERGLDGDKNETRGVLNINSHVEEIDSQSCVRTVEMGTSVQTPYSVQNEKYFENSTKEETPKVLRNLSQLAQSELFLSSGSLQSSIPMWETESGHGIMEEPELTLVSTSDTSIAEMDFVNLTLEEKKGNETKNSSQVSEFLPLLSETETSDYLGVSEHCSKEQVILSAETPPKIIALPGSLQEAFIKRKKSFMERSSQRQKEIKNKTRIPENSQTKIAKEKPTGSSVSRLKGVNKVKVRVSLPEDRMTAQALMHQRALRSYNQLAEVKRQREEKAKQDAYAQNRARAKEFHKKTLQKLRAKNTC from the exons ttccCTTGGCAATGAAGACCCACCAGGTCccttcaaaaattctttttaagaaattattaaataagatCCGAAGCCAAAAATCTCTCTGGACAATTAAATCCACGTCTGAGGATGAAAGTGAAGTGATCACAACTCTTAGTGAAACTGAGAGTAAAGCACCAACAGTCGAATCAGGAGCAACTGTTGGTGAAGAGAGAGCATCATCTTCTGGGCAGGAACAAG TTGCTGAGAGTGATACTCTAACAGTTGACTCTGGACCACTTACTAGTGAAGAGAAAGCACTTTCATTGGATACAGACTCTGAAAAGGAACaag ggATTCTCTTAGAAATAAAGGAGGCTCAGCCTATCACAGCTGTAGCTCAGAGTTCAGTTCTACTTCATCCTCAAGAAGCAGCAGCCAGAATTAGAATGGCAGCAAGGCAGAAACAG ATAATGGAAATAGAAGAGCAGAAGCAAAAGCAGTTGGAATTACTTGAACAAATTGAACAACAGAAGTTACGATTAGAAACTGATTGCTTCAAGGCTcagctggaagaagaaaaaaggaaaagaactcaGCAGACTGGG GTTGGCACTGCTCCAACACCATGCACTGTAACTTCTGATGAAGATAATCATAGGCAGATGATTCGTAACTATCAACATCAGCTTTTACAGCAGAACAG GTTTCACAGACAGTCTGTTGAAACAGCCAGGAAACGATTACTCGAGTATCAGACTATGTTAAAAGGAAAGTACTCATCCGGGTTAGCCACTTCATTGATACCTGATTCTGTTACATCAGTACTGCCACAGAATTCTCAAAGACCCACTGTTATATCAGAGCATTGGGATCAAGGTCAGAGACCCAAGTTGAGTCCTAACAAATATCAACCTATACCATCCATACAGATCTCCAAATTAGAACAAGATTATTTTCAGGTTCCAAGACAAAGTCTCTTTCCACAAAGACAGGTAGAAACAGACAAATTAATCACTTCAGATGTTTTAGCCAGGCAGTCTTTGGAATCACAGGAACAGCCTAAGCAATTCTCACAGAGTGAAGTACAACAGAGAGACTATAAATTGGTTCATAAAGATTCTCATACACTTTCAAAGCCTTTGTCACATGACAGGCTGCTAATAATACAGGATCCTAAAGAAATAGCTGAAATATCTAGGGCAACAACTTTTCAAACTTTAGATCCCCAGCAAAGGTTCTCAGAAAACAAGGAAAGTATACCCTCCATCCTAACTGAACGTTCTTCATTCCAACCACTGGCAGCTGAGCATGCTTTTAGTTCTCTGCCTGCTGCAGTTGGATCTGGAAAAATCCAGGAATCCTTTTCAGCCATGAGCAAAAGTACAGTTTCTGTAAGTCATTCTGTAATCAGCCAAATGCAGGATAAGTCTTTGCCAACCTCAGAGAATATCACAGCCCAGCTGGGTAATTTGAAGGCTCTCCAACAACAGTTAGACCTACAGAAGGAAGTTCTTCGGTCAAGACAGGAAGCTCAGGAACGATTGCTTTTGTACAAACAGAAAGAATTGGAAGGACAGACtggcctctctgtctcccttccatTAGTATCTCTGGATTCATTTGCCACACTGCCTTCTGCCAGAGCTGAATCGGGGAGAATCCAGGAATCTTCTCCAGCCAGGGATGATACTGCAGTTCCCTCAGGCCATCTTGGGCTCCCACAACTTCCGGATAGGCTTTTGAGTTTTTCACAGCCTGTCTTACCACAgcaagataattttaaatttctccaagAACAGTTAAATATTCAGAGGGACAGCCTTCAGGCGAGGCGAGAAGCCCAGGAAGTATCATGTGTACATAAACAGAATGAATTGAATGGAAGAATATGGTCTGAACAGACtgcacccccttctctctcttctcacatAGCTCACCATACATTGACTTCACTACCTTCTGCTGGCACTCATTCTGGGAAGATCCAGGAGCAGTATTCATCTGAGAGTGCGAAGGGACTTCTCTCAGGCCAGTCTGAAAACCAAAAATCTCAGGTTGGGTCTTTGAGTTTCCTACAGCAGTTCCTACCTCTGCATGGTAGTTTGCAGTTGCCCCGAGAACAGGTGACTACACAGAGGGATGCTCTTCAGGCCGGGCGGGAAGTCCAGGCAGAATTGCTTTTGCATAGACAGAGGGATTTGGGAGACAGTAAGTCTGGGCAAATGAGTTCTTCACTTCCACCAGCGGTTTCTCCGTGTTTAGTTACTTCACAAACTTCTGCTCAAACTGAGCCAAGAAGAATTCAGaacttttatttatctgaaaaggaGAGTGTTCTGCCCTCCAGTCGTCCGGTAATCCCAGCATTTCAGGATGAGCCTCGTGGTTTCCCACAGCATAACCTTCCAGGGCAAGAAAATTTGACAGCACTTCAAGAACAGTCTCACACACACAGGGTAATGCTTGGTGCTGAACGAGAAACTCGGGAATTTGTACACAAACCACATGAAGTAGAAAAAACAGTTTCTTCTGAACAGACTCGTACCTCTTTATCCCTGTCCCAGGTAGCTGAGTCTGAAAGATTCCGGGAATTTATGCCAATCAAGAGTGACAGTACAGTTCCCTTAAGCCAGTCTAAGATCCCGAGATTTCAGGGAAGACTGGGATTTTCACAACTTAGCTTGGAGGAACACCAAGAATGGCTGGACACAGAGAAGGTGGACCTTCATTTTAGCCAGAAAACCCAAGGAAATGTATCTTCAGAACAAACTGACTCCTCATTCGGACCCCAGGTAGGACAGCCTTCATTTACTTCATTACCTTCTGCTGAATCTGGTACAACCCAGGAGCCTCCTTCAATAGAGAGTGATAGTAAAAATTTTTCAAGCCATCTTCAGATCCCACAATTGCAGGATAGGCTTTTGAGGATATCACAACTTATTCGGCCTCAGCAAGATAATTTGAAGGCACTTGGAGAAAGGTTAGCTACCCAGAGAGAAGCTATCGTTCAATCTAGACAGGAAGCTCAGGAAGAATTACTTTTGCACAAACAGGGTGAGTGGAAGCAAGGAATATCTCCTGAGCAGGTTGGCTCCTCTTCCTTCCTACCCCCAGTTGTACAGCATTCATTTGCTTCATTACCCCTTAGCGAATCTGGAAGAATCCAAGAACCATGTTCAACTAAGAGTGATAATacaggttcctcaagacattctGAGGTACCAGGATTGCCTGATGGGCTTTTAGGTTTATCACAGCCTGTTTTACCTCAACAAGATCACTTGATTGCACTTCAACAGGAACACTTGCATGCACAAAGAAATTCTCTTCTGTGTGGcaagaaaacccagaaagaatTGGTTTTGCCCAGACAGTATAAATTTGAGGAAAAGTTATCTTCTGAGCATTTTGTCCAGCTTCCCCAGGGTGATTTGGAAGTACTTAAAGAGCAgttagaaatacaaaggaaagcCATTCGATCTAGACAGGAAGTCCAAGAAGAAGTACTTTTGCAAAGACTAAGTAAATTGGAGAAAAGGGTATCATCTGAGCAGATTAGCTCTTCATCATTATCCCAGATAGCACCGCCTGTTGCTGACTCTGAAAGAATCCAAAAGCCTCTTGCAACCAGAAGTAACAGTACTGTTCCCTCAAGTCATCCTGAGATCCCAACATCCCAGGATAGACTTTCGAGTTCATCACCACCTGTTCTGCCTCTGCAAGATATTTTGACAGCACAGTTGGACTTACAGAGGGAAATGGTGCATTCTAATGAGGAGGACCGGGAAGAACTGCTgttaaacaaacagacaaaattgACTGAAAGTGAATCTGCCGAGCATGctattccctttttgtttttaccCACAGAAAGAgagcattcatttattccactgCCTTTTGCTGAAGTTAAATCTAAAAACCATGGTGAATTGTATTCATCTAAGAATGAACATGCAGCTCCCTCAAGCAATTCCATGACccccagatttcaagatagaCTTGTGTGTTTTTCACAACCTGTCTTAACTCAGCAAGATAACATAGGACTTCAGAAGCAGCTGGATCTACAAAAGAAAGTTCTGCAATATAGCCAAAAAGCCCAAGAAGAATTGCTTGTACAGAGACAAACAACATTGCAGCAGCAGATACAGAAACATCAAGAGACTTTGaaggatttctttaaatataatcaG ATAAGTAAGCCCACAGCTGAAGGTGATGTAGAAACTCAGAAGCTCAGAGAGTGGCTTCCTCATCTCCAAGACCTAGCAGGAGATGATCAGGAAGGCATTAGTCTTGAGAGTAGGAGCAACTGTGGTGACAATCAGCTGCCTTCAGAAGAGAGTGGTATCAAGCAAAGTG GTGAGCATCTGGACAAAGAACTAGGCAGGAGATCCTCAAAGCCACCTGTAGCAAAAGTGAAATGTGGATTGGACTTGAACCAACATGAACTCAGTGCTATACCAGAGGTAGAGTCACCAGCAAGTGGCAGAACGTCTATACTAG GTAAACCAGATTTTTATCAAGACAGGGACCCTCTAAGGGTCTCAGTAAGCCGAGAACAAAGTTTCTTTGGGAGCCCACTGAACTGTGATGCATTTGGTTGTCTTTACCCCATTGCCCAGGAGAACGTCTGCGGTGATGACTCCAAGGAagcag TCAAGGTCAAGGAGGCTGTGGCTGAGAATCATGCCGTATTAAGCTGTGCTGTGGAGGAAGAACATACATATCTGAGTCCAACTGTGAAGCCGGATAAT GCTGAAACAGAAGAGATTTATCATGAGCCATTATCATCAGTAACTATTTCTACTGGCAGCATTTTAAGTTACGAAAACACAGATCTGAGCCTTACAGATCCAG GGTCATTTTCAGAGCATGTGGACCCCAGGGAACAAGAATCCACCACTggtaaagaagaggaaggaggtaTTTTAAGTTCTATACTTCCTTCATCGCAAGTTCTTTATCAAAGGCAGGACTCTCAGGAAGTTCATCAACCTCTGTTGCCTGTGGTGGAAAAGTTTACACCTG TTGACCTTGACTTTCCAGAATTGGAACACACTTTTCCAAATTTGCATCGTCAGCTATTTAAGCCGTTAGAACCACATCCAGATTTTGATATATCATCATCATACTCTGGGATTTCTCAAGACAGCAGAGACTTTTACCAG CCTTTCCCTGTTGTTTTCCATCAGAACTCAGATTCTTCATGTGAAAGCCACCATGCTGTTGTAGCATCCAAAAGTACGGTTTCCTTTACAGCACTGAGAACCAGCCTGAATTCATCTAACATAAGCCCGAACCAGCAGCCGGACCCTCATTTGGCTCATGCTGCAGCTCAGATATTTACTACAGAAAATACTGAGG GATCTGAACAATCTTTTCAACAGCTTCTACCAGAATTTTCTTCACAGGAGGGGAGCCAGCATGTTGATCTACCAAGTATTTTCACCATTGAAATAAGAGATTCTTCCCAAGGCATGGAAAATCAGGACTctgaacagactaaaatacaaaataaggaaaaaagtgtTCATTTCCACCTCTGTGTAGGAAATTTACAGAGTTCAGTCTTCGGTTCATCTGATGAGGCTAATGTATTTCATCCCTTAAGTCTACAGTATAGCACTCCATGTGGGTCTACCTCTAGTGAGTGCTCAGTAAAAGCCCAAccagaaggcagaaaagaaggaCTGGGTTTTGAAGAACTATCAGAAAGAGGACTCGATGGAGACAAAAATGAAACCCGTGGGGTTTTAAACATAAATTCACATGTGGAGGAAATTGATTCTCAATCCTGTGTCAGAACAGTGGAGATGGGAACTTCAGTTCAGACACCATATTCTGttcagaatgaaaaatattttgagaattcaACTAAGGAAGAAACTCCAAAAGTCCTAAGAAACCTTTCTCAACTAGCACAATCAGAGCTCTTTTTAAGTTCTGGATCATTACAGAGCTCAATTCCAATGTGG GAGACAGAATCTGGCCATGGTATAATGGAAGAACCAGAGCTTACACTAGTAAGCACCAGTGATACCAGTATTGCTGAAATGGATTTTGTAAATCTAAccctagaagaaaagaaaggaaatgagacaAAAAACAGTTCTCAG gTGAGTGaatttctgcctcttttatcaGAAACAGAAACCTCGGATTATCTAGGTGTATCTGAACACTGCAGCAAGGAGCAAGTGATCCTGTCGGCAG aaactCCTCCAAAGATTATAGCTCTACCTGGGAGCTTACAAGAAGCatttataaagaggaaaaaatcatttATGGAGAGATCctcccagagacagaaagaaataaagaataaaactcgTATTCCTGAAAATTCTCAAACCAAAATAGCTAAGGAGAAACCTACAG GCTCATCTGTGAGTCGCCTGAAGGGTGTGAATAAGGTTAAGGTTAGAGTGTCACTTCCTGAAGACAGAATGACTGCACAAGCCCTCATGCATCAAAGGGCCCTAAg ATCATACAATCAGTTAGCTGAAGTCAAAcggcaaagggaagagaaagcaaagcaaGATGCATATGCCCAAAACAGAGCAAGGGCAAAAGAATTTCATAAG AAAACACTACAGAAACTTCGAGCCAAAAATACATGCTGA